The Flaviramulus sp. BrNp1-15 genome has a window encoding:
- the ychF gene encoding redox-regulated ATPase YchF, which yields MKAGIVGLPNVGKSTLFNCLSNAKAQSANFPFCTIEPNIGVVNVPDKRLEKLESLVNPERVIPATVEIVDIAGLVKGASKGEGLGNQFLANIRETDAILHVLRCFDNDNIVHVDGNVNPIRDKETIDMELQLKDLETVEKKLDKVKRAAKTGNKDAQKEEAVLLKIKAGLEAGTSVRALEFSEDDDNDFVKPSQFITDKPVMYVCNVDEESAVSGNTYVEQVKEAVKDESAEVLVLAVGTEADINELDDYEERQMFLQDIGLDEPGSAKLIRSAYKLLNQQTYFTAGVKEVRAWTVDIGATAPQAAGVIHTDFEKGFIRAEVIAYDDYVNYGSEAKVKEAGKMRVEGKNYIVKDGDVMHFLFNV from the coding sequence ATGAAAGCAGGTATTGTAGGATTACCAAATGTTGGAAAATCAACACTTTTTAATTGTTTGTCAAACGCTAAAGCGCAAAGTGCAAACTTTCCGTTTTGTACTATAGAACCAAATATAGGTGTGGTAAATGTGCCAGATAAACGTTTAGAAAAATTAGAATCTTTGGTAAATCCAGAGCGTGTAATTCCAGCAACTGTTGAGATTGTTGATATTGCAGGATTAGTAAAAGGGGCAAGTAAAGGTGAAGGTTTAGGAAATCAGTTTCTAGCAAACATTCGCGAAACCGATGCTATTTTACACGTTTTACGCTGTTTTGATAATGATAACATTGTGCATGTTGATGGTAATGTAAATCCTATTAGAGATAAAGAAACCATCGATATGGAATTGCAGCTAAAAGATTTAGAAACTGTTGAAAAGAAGCTTGATAAAGTAAAGCGAGCTGCCAAAACAGGAAATAAAGATGCTCAAAAAGAAGAAGCTGTTTTATTGAAAATAAAAGCAGGTTTAGAAGCAGGAACATCAGTAAGAGCTTTAGAATTTAGTGAGGATGATGATAACGATTTTGTAAAACCATCGCAATTTATAACTGATAAACCTGTTATGTATGTATGTAATGTAGATGAAGAATCTGCGGTTTCTGGGAATACGTATGTTGAGCAAGTTAAAGAGGCTGTAAAAGATGAAAGTGCTGAGGTATTAGTGCTTGCTGTAGGTACAGAAGCAGATATAAATGAGTTAGATGATTATGAAGAGCGCCAAATGTTTTTACAGGATATTGGGTTAGACGAACCAGGTTCTGCTAAATTAATTCGTTCTGCATACAAGCTTTTAAATCAGCAAACCTACTTTACTGCCGGAGTAAAAGAAGTTCGTGCTTGGACAGTTGATATTGGAGCTACTGCGCCACAAGCAGCGGGTGTAATACATACCGATTTTGAAAAAGGTTTTATTCGTGCTGAAGTTATAGCTTATGATGATTATGTAAATTACGGTAGTGAAGCTAAAGTAAAAGAGGCTGGAAAAATGCGTGTTGAAGGTAAAAACTATATTGTTAAGGATGGTGATGTAATGCATTTCTTGTTTAATGTGTAA
- a CDS encoding SRPBCC family protein, producing MPIIELHTTIDSDIKTCFDLARDVDFYQKNLKHSKEIALAGRTTGLVELNDYVTWEANYMGFVQHLTLKITEFEAPNLFVDELAFGAYKSYRHEHLFRESDDKTIMTDRFYFELPYGILGKFVNWIFLKSYMTKLLKTRNSFLKEKAESL from the coding sequence ATGCCTATAATTGAGCTACATACTACAATAGATTCTGATATCAAAACTTGTTTTGATTTAGCACGCGATGTAGATTTTTATCAAAAAAACCTAAAACATTCTAAAGAAATTGCATTAGCTGGAAGAACCACTGGTTTAGTAGAACTTAACGACTATGTAACATGGGAAGCTAATTATATGGGGTTTGTTCAACATCTAACGTTGAAAATTACTGAATTTGAAGCCCCAAATTTATTTGTAGATGAATTGGCATTTGGAGCTTATAAATCTTACAGGCATGAGCACCTCTTCCGCGAAAGCGATGATAAAACTATAATGACTGATAGGTTTTATTTTGAATTACCTTATGGAATTTTAGGCAAGTTTGTAAATTGGATTTTTTTAAAAAGTTACATGACTAAACTTTTAAAAACCAGAAATTCTTTCTTAAAAGAGAAAGCAGAAAGTCTTTAG
- a CDS encoding carboxypeptidase-like regulatory domain-containing protein, translating to MKKITLLFIICFSCFYTFSQNITTKLIDQNSKSPIPFANIKTGEYSGVISNEEGYFTINTDSNNLKTITISCLGYQNKTVNIQDLKALNYIIALSEAINQLNEVYISNKKPNADSIIARVIAKIDDNYDSNLNKYNIFHRTTDYVDFQSLDFEIEKASHVKKKNLEDANASLSALSKKIRESDMKHFTDFKGELYSLNKDSSKIVVTKATKLIDYKNDFEVEDIQTKAQSVILKYLDTTKTYKLKTGIFKIEDSLSLNDDEFKEEEEKHEFDLNHLNNETKSLLRRGQFYKDSFLNKLLNSSLYDYVYEDIIYNNGELNYVITFTPRKGKAKYSGKLYVANDSYAITRVDYTYYKKRHGEKLNLKLILGIKYIANVSEGLLLFEKNSENKYHPKYLKRTTGSYFYVSRDIKFIENSRARNKVGFSFKIEGNNRNKEEILFTANNKLSLNDFVAIKQNKVAPYTVLNEFENTIWENENTLAPLQEMKDFKVED from the coding sequence ATGAAAAAAATAACCCTATTATTTATAATTTGTTTTAGTTGCTTTTATACATTTTCACAAAATATAACAACTAAGTTAATAGACCAGAATAGCAAAAGTCCCATTCCGTTTGCCAATATTAAAACTGGAGAATATAGTGGTGTAATTTCTAATGAAGAAGGTTATTTTACCATAAACACAGATAGTAACAACCTTAAAACCATTACTATTTCGTGTTTAGGTTATCAAAACAAAACAGTAAACATTCAAGATTTAAAAGCTTTAAATTATATAATTGCATTAAGTGAAGCTATAAACCAACTTAACGAGGTTTATATTAGCAATAAAAAACCTAATGCCGACTCAATAATCGCAAGAGTTATTGCCAAAATTGACGATAATTACGACTCCAATCTTAACAAATACAATATATTTCATAGAACAACAGATTATGTAGATTTTCAAAGTCTAGACTTTGAAATTGAAAAAGCTTCGCATGTAAAAAAGAAGAATCTTGAAGACGCTAATGCTAGTTTAAGTGCCTTATCCAAAAAAATACGCGAAAGTGATATGAAACATTTCACCGATTTTAAAGGCGAACTTTACAGCTTAAACAAAGACAGTAGTAAAATTGTAGTTACAAAAGCTACAAAACTTATAGATTATAAAAACGACTTTGAAGTAGAAGATATACAAACCAAAGCACAAAGTGTTATTTTAAAATATCTGGATACTACAAAAACCTATAAATTAAAAACTGGCATTTTTAAAATTGAAGATTCTCTGTCTTTAAATGATGATGAATTTAAAGAAGAGGAAGAAAAACACGAATTTGATTTAAACCATTTAAATAACGAAACCAAAAGTTTACTACGTCGTGGGCAGTTTTACAAAGACTCGTTTTTAAACAAGCTTTTAAACTCTAGTTTATATGATTATGTTTATGAAGATATTATTTATAACAATGGCGAATTAAACTATGTAATTACATTTACTCCCAGAAAAGGAAAAGCAAAATATAGTGGTAAATTGTATGTAGCAAACGATAGTTATGCCATTACGCGAGTTGATTACACTTATTACAAAAAAAGACATGGCGAAAAGCTAAATTTAAAACTTATTTTAGGTATAAAATACATTGCTAACGTTAGCGAAGGCTTGCTTTTATTTGAAAAAAACAGCGAAAACAAATACCATCCAAAATATTTAAAACGCACTACAGGTAGTTATTTTTATGTAAGTCGCGATATAAAGTTTATTGAAAATAGCAGAGCCAGAAATAAAGTGGGGTTTAGTTTTAAAATTGAAGGTAATAACCGTAATAAAGAAGAAATACTATTTACAGCAAATAATAAATTAAGTTTAAACGATTTTGTAGCTATAAAACAAAACAAAGTAGCGCCTTACACGGTTTTAAACGAATTTGAAAACACTATTTGGGAAAACGAAAACACTTTAGCGCCTTTACAGGAAATGAAAGATTTTAAGGTTGAGGATTAG
- a CDS encoding DMT family transporter yields MQTTRHFWLGIIIGVLGIVLFSSKAVMVKLTYNYQVDAISVLLLRMLFSFPFYIIIAYIYRNKNNDVKIKNKDYVWVVFFGFVGYYLASYFDFVGLTYIKASLERIILFLYPTIVLLLNRLFLKQPITKTQAGAIGLTYLGIVIAFSDEVAISGTDTYLGGFFILLSAITYASYLVGSGWLIPKFGVVKFTAYAMLVSCICVFIHYSIISKISLFSFAWEVYVLGFLIAVFATVIPSFLVSISIKMISSSNFAIVAGIGPISTIILAAIFLNETLTLLQLIGALIVIVGILLVSLKKN; encoded by the coding sequence ATGCAAACAACAAGGCATTTTTGGTTAGGTATTATTATTGGTGTTTTAGGAATTGTTCTTTTTTCCTCAAAAGCGGTTATGGTAAAACTCACTTATAATTATCAAGTTGATGCTATTAGTGTTTTGTTGTTAAGAATGTTGTTTTCTTTCCCCTTTTATATCATTATTGCTTATATATATCGTAATAAAAATAACGATGTAAAAATTAAAAATAAAGATTATGTGTGGGTTGTGTTTTTTGGTTTTGTTGGGTATTATTTAGCAAGTTATTTTGACTTTGTTGGGCTTACCTATATTAAAGCGAGTTTAGAACGAATTATATTGTTTCTATATCCAACTATTGTTTTACTTTTAAATAGATTGTTTTTAAAACAACCTATTACAAAAACTCAAGCTGGAGCCATTGGATTAACTTATTTAGGTATTGTTATTGCATTTTCTGATGAAGTTGCTATCTCTGGTACAGATACTTACTTAGGAGGTTTTTTTATACTTCTAAGTGCTATAACTTATGCTTCATATTTAGTAGGTAGCGGTTGGTTAATTCCAAAATTTGGTGTTGTTAAATTTACGGCTTATGCTATGCTTGTTTCTTGCATTTGTGTATTTATTCATTATTCTATTATTAGCAAAATTAGTCTATTTAGTTTTGCATGGGAAGTTTATGTTTTGGGGTTTTTAATAGCAGTTTTTGCTACTGTAATTCCATCTTTTTTAGTGTCGATTTCAATTAAAATGATTAGTTCTTCAAATTTTGCTATAGTTGCAGGTATAGGTCCAATTTCCACAATAATTTTAGCCGCAATTTTTTTGAATGAAACGCTAACTCTACTTCAGTTAATAGGTGCTTTAATAGTTATTGTTGGAATTCTATTGGTATCCTTAAAAAAGAACTAA